Proteins from a single region of Tepidimicrobium xylanilyticum:
- a CDS encoding ABC-2 transporter permease, giving the protein MLAILKKDLILLFSNKREILFMIFYIPFLVFTVESYDPKILYFTIIIFFTYFMSLSSFYHDVDGKGKYILNSLPITGKRIVVYKYISIFAYFIISIVFVGGYLWIINTIGLATVDYFNIEMIFKAIPIVMLIISTVFPAYIFFEPRIARIVNMLVSVVFIVGLMNLGYVGEKSLVKMVGILEGNSPVYLCIIAYVVSLILSMVLYQKKDL; this is encoded by the coding sequence ATGTTAGCCATTTTAAAAAAGGATTTAATTCTTTTATTTTCAAATAAACGAGAAATATTGTTTATGATATTCTATATACCCTTTTTAGTATTTACGGTAGAATCCTATGATCCTAAAATACTGTATTTTACAATAATAATATTCTTTACCTATTTCATGTCTTTATCATCTTTCTACCATGATGTTGATGGTAAAGGAAAATATATTTTGAATTCCCTTCCCATAACGGGGAAAAGGATAGTCGTTTATAAATATATATCCATATTTGCCTATTTTATTATAAGCATTGTGTTTGTTGGAGGGTATTTGTGGATAATCAATACTATCGGATTAGCGACTGTTGACTATTTCAATATAGAAATGATTTTTAAAGCTATCCCAATAGTAATGTTGATCATATCCACAGTTTTTCCTGCCTATATATTCTTTGAGCCAAGGATTGCTAGGATAGTCAATATGCTAGTATCCGTGGTTTTCATTGTAGGTTTAATGAATCTAGGATATGTAGGAGAAAAATCTTTAGTAAAAATGGTAGGAATATTAGAGGGAAATAGTCCTGTATACTTATGCATAATAGCCTATGTAGTTTCCTTAATATTATCTATGGTACTTTATCAGAAAAAGGACCTGTAA
- a CDS encoding biotin transporter BioY codes for MKLTTREIVITSLFTALTAVGAFLSIPVGEVPITLQSMFVLLSGLLLGPKLGSLSQLIYVLLGLSGVKIFAGFSGGPQTVLSPSFGFLIGFIFAAYVVGKISHSGERLNLKRIFLASLAGTFTIYIFGVPYMYLILNMVIGKSITFSTALKTGCLIFLPGDTLKTILSSSTAVRILRRVNLAKE; via the coding sequence ATGAAGCTAACTACAAGAGAAATAGTTATAACTTCCTTATTCACTGCATTAACTGCTGTTGGAGCTTTTTTAAGTATACCTGTAGGAGAAGTTCCCATTACATTACAGAGTATGTTCGTTTTGCTTTCTGGCCTATTGCTTGGTCCTAAACTAGGTAGCCTTTCCCAGTTAATCTATGTCCTTTTGGGTCTATCTGGGGTAAAAATATTTGCTGGATTTTCTGGAGGACCTCAAACAGTATTAAGCCCCAGTTTTGGATTTTTAATTGGATTTATATTTGCAGCATATGTAGTAGGTAAGATTTCTCATAGTGGAGAACGCTTAAATTTAAAGCGAATATTTTTGGCAAGTTTAGCAGGAACCTTTACTATATATATATTTGGAGTTCCCTATATGTACCTAATTCTCAATATGGTAATAGGAAAATCAATTACCTTTTCCACAGCTTTAAAAACTGGCTGCCTAATATTTCTGCCAGGGGATACGTTAAAAACCATCTTATCCTCGTCAACAGCAGTCCGAATACTCAGAAGGGTAAATTTAGCAAAAGAATAG
- a CDS encoding GntR family transcriptional regulator yields MKIIVSNSSDEPIYEQISKQIKGMILKGQLKEGDLLPSIRGLAKELQISVITTKRAYDELEREGFIETVQGKGSYVAGQNKELMREKKLKIVEEKLMEVVKESKQLGLKYEEVEEMLKILFQEV; encoded by the coding sequence ATGAAAATTATAGTATCTAATTCATCAGATGAACCCATCTACGAACAGATATCAAAACAGATAAAGGGAATGATTTTAAAAGGGCAATTAAAGGAAGGGGATTTACTTCCTTCCATTAGGGGATTGGCCAAGGAGCTTCAGATATCTGTTATTACCACTAAAAGGGCTTATGATGAATTAGAAAGGGAAGGATTTATAGAGACGGTACAGGGGAAGGGCTCTTATGTGGCAGGACAAAACAAGGAGCTTATGAGGGAGAAAAAGCTAAAAATAGTAGAGGAAAAGCTAATGGAGGTAGTAAAGGAGAGTAAACAGCTAGGTTTAAAATATGAGGAAGTAGAAGAAATGTTAAAAATTTTGTTTCAGGAGGTATAG
- the pmtA gene encoding phenol-soluble modulin export ABC transporter ATP-binding protein PmtA, with translation MKHILEVKELRKKFKNFTLDNISFNLEPGYIMGFIGPNGAGKSTTIKLIMNLIKKDEGEIKIFGKDHIKYEKEVKDRIGFVYDQNYYYEDLTINQMKNIVASFYSKWDDNQFSYYMHQFGLNPKSKIKTLSKGMKMKFSLAIALSHHADLIIMDEPTSGLDPVFRREILDILYDIIQDENKSIFFSTHITTDLEKIADYITFINNGKIVFSKSKDEVLESYAIVKGDPDILNEEIRKKFIGLRETKFGFEGLTDDFNVFKKTFGDRVLIEKASLEDIMVYSVRG, from the coding sequence ATGAAGCATATTTTAGAGGTAAAGGAACTGAGAAAGAAATTTAAAAATTTTACATTGGATAATATAAGTTTCAATTTAGAACCAGGATATATTATGGGTTTTATAGGTCCTAATGGTGCAGGGAAAAGTACTACTATTAAACTCATAATGAACCTTATAAAAAAGGATGAAGGGGAAATTAAGATATTTGGAAAGGATCATATTAAATATGAGAAGGAAGTAAAGGATAGGATAGGCTTTGTTTACGATCAGAATTATTATTATGAGGACTTAACCATAAATCAGATGAAAAATATAGTAGCATCCTTCTATTCCAAATGGGATGATAACCAGTTTAGCTACTATATGCATCAATTCGGTTTAAACCCAAAATCGAAGATAAAGACCTTGTCCAAGGGGATGAAGATGAAATTTTCATTAGCTATTGCCTTATCCCATCATGCAGATTTGATCATAATGGATGAACCTACATCGGGATTGGATCCTGTATTTAGAAGGGAGATTCTAGATATTCTATATGATATTATTCAGGACGAAAATAAGAGCATATTCTTTTCAACACACATAACCACCGATTTAGAAAAGATAGCTGACTATATAACCTTTATCAATAATGGGAAAATAGTATTTTCAAAATCCAAAGATGAAGTACTAGAAAGCTATGCAATAGTTAAGGGGGACCCAGATATTTTAAATGAGGAGATAAGAAAAAAGTTCATAGGATTAAGGGAAACTAAATTTGGATTTGAGGGATTAACAGATGATTTCAATGTTTTCAAGAAAACTTTTGGGGACCGTGTTTTAATTGAAAAGGCTAGTTTGGAAGATATTATGGTCTACAGTGTGAGGGGGTAA
- a CDS encoding biotin--[acetyl-CoA-carboxylase] ligase, with translation MKKSILSALKRKSDLFVSGESISNELGISRTAVWKHIKALREEGYDIESVHKKGYRLLSCPDILTLEEIEEYLTTDFIGRNVYYFDSLSSTNNKAKEMALKEKEGTIIIAEEQTKGRGRLGRNWVSPKGKGIWMSIILKPDMIPSEVAKLTLIGAAAINRGLEAMGINSYIKWPNDILIEDKKVCGILTEMSCELNMINYVIMGIGINVNLDKEDFNRELKDKATSLKLVTGKKIDRKRLIGNILNHLENLYIPFKERGDISKTIRISREKSILIGREIRVITGDKELIGKALSIDDEGQLVVEFKDGRVEKVFSGEVSIRGLKGYI, from the coding sequence ATGAAAAAAAGTATTTTATCTGCTTTAAAAAGGAAGAGTGATTTGTTTGTTTCTGGCGAAAGCATAAGCAATGAACTGGGCATAAGCCGTACGGCAGTATGGAAGCATATTAAAGCTCTGAGGGAGGAAGGATATGATATTGAATCGGTGCATAAAAAGGGATATAGATTATTATCCTGTCCCGATATACTAACCTTAGAGGAAATAGAGGAATATTTAACTACCGACTTTATAGGAAGGAATGTTTATTATTTTGATAGCCTTTCCTCTACTAATAATAAGGCAAAGGAGATGGCCTTAAAGGAAAAGGAAGGCACTATTATAATAGCTGAAGAGCAGACTAAAGGAAGGGGCAGGTTAGGTAGGAATTGGGTTTCGCCCAAGGGGAAGGGTATATGGATGAGCATAATATTAAAGCCTGATATGATTCCTTCTGAGGTAGCAAAATTGACCTTAATAGGAGCAGCAGCGATCAATAGGGGATTAGAGGCAATGGGAATTAACTCTTACATTAAATGGCCTAATGATATTTTAATCGAAGACAAGAAGGTATGTGGAATTCTTACAGAGATGAGTTGCGAGTTGAATATGATAAACTACGTGATCATGGGAATAGGCATTAATGTAAATTTAGATAAAGAGGATTTTAATAGGGAGTTGAAGGATAAAGCCACATCCTTGAAGCTGGTTACTGGAAAAAAAATAGATAGGAAAAGGCTAATAGGAAATATATTAAATCATCTGGAAAACCTTTATATTCCCTTTAAGGAAAGGGGGGATATCTCTAAAACCATTCGTATATCCAGAGAAAAATCTATATTAATTGGAAGGGAAATTAGAGTAATAACAGGCGATAAGGAACTAATAGGCAAGGCATTAAGTATAGATGATGAAGGCCAATTGGTGGTTGAATTTAAAGATGGTAGGGTGGAAAAAGTTTTCTCCGGAGAGGTTTCAATTCGAGGATTAAAAGGGTATATTTAG
- a CDS encoding radical SAM protein, giving the protein MKNQRYGMIFQTTLGSNYFYDSGTGKVIGCDSKEIKLIDRILKNEISLEKACEENKEFKEFIEKENLFRCPERIPFYIPTIEELEASIKGQCTQIIIELTEECNLRCGYCIYNKHHPKYRDFGNRSMPFEIAKKTLDIVLKDYKRDKFFLTFYGGEPLANFDLMKKCIEYVRNNYKEINLGVSFTTNLTLLTIDMINYFNTLYSDGISINIMCSIDGPKDIHDRFRRFKNGKGSFEKVIENFNLLMDNFYEKNNGNKNISINCVITPPCSEEKISLIKNFFEKELNLPDDVKFNLGYIDEGDMVFDYNENKEVNEEEMVSFESVSISNWVTNNVIKSNEHFIKRSDINLLLPTIQAISHRRVSSGDIFKEKFLHGNCIPGQRRLYVTVDGEFKPCERVGKCPSIGNYKDGINIENILKYYFKEYIEYYEDKCSKCWAQELCSICYSRNMGENGIDEEEGLCEETRREIKMKFENYYNLLENKKSELKEVVDEIIV; this is encoded by the coding sequence ATGAAAAATCAAAGATATGGTATGATATTTCAAACTACATTAGGAAGTAATTATTTTTATGATTCAGGAACTGGAAAAGTAATAGGTTGTGATTCAAAAGAAATAAAATTAATTGATAGAATTCTTAAGAATGAAATTTCGCTGGAAAAAGCTTGTGAAGAAAATAAAGAGTTTAAAGAATTTATTGAAAAAGAAAACTTATTTAGATGTCCTGAAAGAATACCTTTTTACATTCCAACGATTGAGGAATTGGAGGCTAGTATAAAAGGACAATGTACACAAATCATTATAGAGTTAACTGAAGAATGTAATTTAAGATGTGGGTACTGTATATATAACAAACATCATCCAAAATATAGGGATTTTGGTAATAGGAGTATGCCTTTTGAAATTGCAAAGAAAACATTAGATATTGTTTTAAAGGACTATAAAAGAGATAAATTCTTTTTAACATTTTATGGAGGAGAACCATTAGCAAATTTTGATTTAATGAAAAAATGCATAGAGTATGTTAGGAATAATTATAAAGAAATAAATCTAGGTGTTTCATTTACAACAAATTTGACTTTATTAACCATAGATATGATAAATTATTTCAATACATTATATAGTGATGGTATTAGCATTAATATTATGTGTAGTATAGATGGACCTAAGGATATACATGATAGATTCCGAAGATTTAAAAATGGTAAGGGGTCCTTTGAAAAGGTGATAGAAAATTTTAATCTGCTAATGGATAATTTTTATGAAAAAAATAATGGAAATAAAAATATATCTATAAATTGTGTTATTACACCTCCATGTAGTGAAGAAAAAATCTCATTAATAAAAAATTTTTTTGAAAAAGAATTAAATTTACCTGACGATGTTAAGTTTAATTTAGGATATATTGATGAGGGAGATATGGTTTTTGATTACAATGAAAATAAAGAAGTGAATGAAGAAGAAATGGTTAGTTTTGAATCAGTGAGCATATCAAACTGGGTAACAAATAATGTTATTAAAAGTAACGAACACTTTATTAAAAGAAGTGATATTAATTTACTTTTACCTACAATACAAGCAATATCACATAGAAGAGTTTCAAGTGGAGATATATTTAAAGAAAAATTTTTACATGGTAATTGCATTCCCGGGCAAAGAAGACTTTATGTGACAGTAGATGGGGAATTTAAACCTTGCGAGCGTGTTGGAAAGTGTCCATCTATTGGAAATTATAAAGATGGGATTAATATAGAAAATATTTTGAAATATTACTTTAAAGAATATATTGAGTATTATGAGGATAAGTGTAGTAAATGTTGGGCACAAGAGTTATGTAGTATTTGTTATTCAAGAAATATGGGGGAAAATGGAATTGATGAAGAAGAAGGTTTGTGTGAAGAAACTAGAAGAGAAATTAAAATGAAGTTTGAAAATTATTATAATCTACTAGAAAATAAAAAATCTGAATTGAAGGAAGTAGTAGATGAAATAATAGTATAG
- a CDS encoding ABC-2 transporter permease produces MLNLVKKDLKLSGWLQKIVGVLYALFIAGMGINMPNQMIANLLYILAMVSLIFILVIYTNGYDDKNKSEIILNSFPIDRVNIVRAKYLTLILFIVFGTGIVYLFSKIALVLYFGNSGGASIWNIIFVFNISLIFYSIYYPLYFKLGDGIRLFNTILWMLMVIGPSIISKSIKKMAEMGHLEKILTIDINRLNIYLLLISLIMFYISLQISKGIYLKREF; encoded by the coding sequence ATGCTCAATTTAGTAAAAAAGGATTTGAAGCTATCGGGTTGGCTGCAAAAAATTGTTGGAGTATTATATGCCTTATTTATAGCCGGTATGGGGATTAATATGCCTAATCAAATGATAGCCAATCTATTGTATATATTAGCAATGGTATCACTAATTTTCATACTGGTTATTTATACTAATGGATATGATGATAAAAATAAGAGTGAAATCATTCTAAACAGCTTTCCCATAGATAGGGTGAATATAGTTAGGGCTAAGTATTTAACTCTCATATTGTTTATAGTTTTTGGAACGGGAATCGTATATCTATTTAGCAAAATTGCTTTAGTCTTATATTTTGGAAATAGTGGAGGCGCAAGTATATGGAATATTATATTTGTATTCAACATATCCTTGATATTCTATTCCATCTACTATCCCCTTTATTTTAAGCTTGGGGATGGAATAAGGCTTTTCAATACCATATTATGGATGTTAATGGTAATAGGACCAAGCATAATAAGTAAATCCATAAAAAAGATGGCAGAAATGGGGCATTTAGAGAAGATATTAACGATAGATATAAACAGACTTAATATCTATCTATTATTGATTTCCTTAATAATGTTCTATATATCCTTACAAATATCTAAAGGGATATATCTAAAAAGGGAATTTTGA